One genomic window of Rissa tridactyla isolate bRisTri1 unplaced genomic scaffold, bRisTri1.patW.cur.20221130 scaffold_29, whole genome shotgun sequence includes the following:
- the LOC128903291 gene encoding olfactory receptor 14J1-like, with amino-acid sequence LHYGTLLGSRACVHMAAAAWGSGFLNALLHTANTFSLPLCQGNALDQFFCEIPQILKLSCSHSYLREVRLLVVSACLTFGCFVFIVLSYVQIFRAVLRIPSEQGRHKAFSTCLPHLAVVSLLVSTAMFAYLKPPSISSPVLDLVVAVLYSVLPPFAME; translated from the coding sequence ctgcactacgggaccctcctgggcagcagagcttgtgtccacatggcagcagctgcctggggcagtgggtttctcaatgctctcctgcacacggccaatacattttccctgcccctctgccagggcaatgccctggaccagttcttctgtgaaatcccccagatcctcaagctctcctgctcacactcctacctcagggaagttaggcttcttgtggtcagtgcctgtttaaccttcgggtgctttgttttcatcgtgctgtcctacgtgcagatcttcagggccgttctgaggatcccctctgagcagggacggcacaaagccttttccacgtgcctccctcacctggccgtcgtctccctgcttgtcagcactgccatgtttgcctacctgaagcccccctccatctcctccccagttctcgacctggtggtggctgtgctgtactcagtgttgcctcca